GCGCAGCGCCATGGCGATGTCTTCGCCGAGGCGCATCGTCGCCGCTTCGTCAGCGAGAAACCGCTCCACCATCGCCGAGGCTATTCAGCCGCCGCGCGAATGCCGGCCGGTGCCGCCGGGAAGGTGCAGATCACCGTCGTGCCCCGGTTCTCGCCCGTCTCGATGCGCACCGAACCGCCGTGCAATTCGACGAAGCTCTTGACGATGGAGAGCCCGAGTCCGGCGCCGCGCCGACGACCGCCATTAACCCGCGGCTCGAAACGGCGGAACACCGAATCCAGCACGTCCGGCGGCATACCCGGCCCATCGTCCTGCACCGAAAATTCGACACCTTCTGCCGTTTCGCGACAGGCCAACCTGATGGTGCTGCCTTCCGGCGCGTAGTTGGCGGCGTTGCTCAGCAGATTGTAGAGGATTTGCCGCACGCGCGTTTCGTCGCCGTGGAAGCTCTTCGGCGCGGCCGCGATGTCGATGCCGAGCCGGATCGCATGCTCCTCCAGCCGGTCGGCCACCAGTTCGGCGGCGGCCTTGACCGTGCCTTCCACCTTAACCTCGGAAATATCGAGCTGCATGATGCCGGCGTCGACGGTGGCGAGATCGAGGATGTCGTTGACGATGGTGAGCAGCACCGACGAGGAGGAACCGATATGGTCCAGATATTCCTGCTGCTTGGTGGTGAGCGGCCCCGTCCCCGGCAACGACAGCAATTCGGTGAAGCCGATGATGTTGGTCAGCGGCGAGCGCAGTTCGTAGGACACATGCTGGACGAAATCGTTCTTGAGCTGATCCGACTTCAAGAGTGCGTCGTTCTTATCCTTCAGCGCCCGCTCGACATTGACGCTGTCCGTCACGTCGACAAAGGTGAACATCACCTGGCCGTTCGGCAGATGGATGACGGCGTAGCGCAGCGTATTGCCGTTCTCCAGCGTGGTCTGGCCGTGGTGGTCGCGGCGTTCGTCGTCAAAGCCTGTGACGGCCGCGACGAAGCCCGCCCACGGCCCGTCCTTGGCGCGACCGGCGCAAAGATCGCGGATGGTGGTGACGTGAACGGCAGGCAGCACGGCCTCCGCCGGCAATTCCCACATCTGGGCGAATGCGGGGTTGGACAGGCGCAGCCGGCCATCCGGCCCGAACACGGCGACGCCCTCGGTGAGGTTGTCGAGCGTTTCACCCTGCACGCGCACTGCCGTCTGGTAGCGGCTCTCGAGATCGATCTTCTCGGTCAGGTTCTCGAAAACCCAGGTGACGCCCCCCTTAGGCTGCGGATTGCCGACGACGCGAATGGTCTTGCCGTCCGGCAGGTGCCACCAGTGCTCCACCGGCTCGACTGAGCGATAGGCCGAAAGCAGGTTCTCCTTCCAGCGGCGCCATTCCGGCTGCTCAGCGATCTTGCCTGCGCTGCGCAGGCGGTCGAGCAGCAGCACATTGTCGGGCGTGCTGGAGAGGAAGGCCGTATCCAGACCCCACAGCTTCTGGAAGGCCTGGTTGTAGAAGCGCAGTTTCTCGTCGGCGTTGAAGATGGCAACCGCCGTGTTGAGCTTATCCAGCGTGTCGGCATGGCTGCGCACGGTGCGCTCATATTCCTCGCGCATGGCATCGGCGGCGCTGATGTCATGGGCAAGGCCGGCCGAGCCATCGGTGCCGGCAAAATCGGTGACGGCGAAGACATGGCGGTCGCCAGCGATGACGGTCGACAGCGTTTGCTCGAACACCGGCCTCGACTTGTGTTCACTGGCGATAGCGTCCCGCGCCTGGCTACCCAGGAACTCGCGGCCGTCGCGCAGTGCGGCGTCGCGGTCGGCGGCTTCAACCGCGGTCCAGTAAGCGCGGTTGACCCATTTCAAGCGACCGTCGGCACCACGCATCCACAGCGGCATCTTCAGCACATCGAACAGGCCCAGCACGGTATCGTGCTCGGCGCTGACACGCTGGTGCTCGAGCTTCAGCCGGGCCAGGTTGCGCTGCGCCTCGGACAGGGACACGAAGCGGACGATGCCATGCGCGGCGCCCTTGCGCCCCTGGATTTCGAGCGGAGCGCCGGCTTGCGTTTCAGCGACGAGATCGAAGGCAATGCCCTTTTCGCGCAATGCAGCGACGGCATTCTCAAGCGCGGCGGCCGAACGCGGCATCAACCAGCGGCCGAAGGCTAGGAAGGCGGCGCGGTCGTCCGGCGCGCCGGTCTCCATCGGCAACGAGCCGACGATTTCGGGTTTCTTGTTCTCGGCTGGCCATACAACCACGCGCTGGTCGCGCAGGTTGAGCAAGGCTTCAGAACGCTGCAGCGCGGCATTGGCGTCGGCGAGGCGCCCGCGCAGGTCGAGATTTTCGGCGGCGGTGCGCTGGCGCTCGCGGATGAGCGCTATGGCGGACACGAAGGCGGCACCGACGACGCCGACGGTGAGAGCAAGCTGGATGACTTCCATGGTGCTGATCGGCACGCTGGTGCCCTTGACCAGCGCATCTTCGGCGCGAGCGGCCAACGCATGGAACGGAAGGACAAGCGCGGTACCGCAAAGCAGGCGCGCAAACCGGCCGCGCGGCGAAAGCCGCTGGCGGAAAGCTGAAGGGCGAGCCGCGATCGCCCTATCCTGATGGCCGCCGGCTACGGCCTGTCCCGCCTTGAGCGGGTCTTCCCCCGGCATGTCCTGGTCCTCTCCGCCTGAATGCAAGACCGCCCCCGATCCCGCGTCGCTCGCCCGGAATCCAGAACGCCGCGCGGCCCTGTCACGGACACGCAAAGAACGCTCCTTTACCTGGAAACCCGCGCCTCGTGCCGAGTGCCGGACGGGCCGCGGCCGCGCGCAAGCCGGAAGCTTCGCGAATCACCTCACCATACCCCCTCGCAGAATCGGCGTGAAGGCAGCGGCTGCGCAAAAATAAAGCCGGGCGAAATGTCAATCGCCCGGCTTCAATATATTGTAGCAGAACTAACTGCGATTAATAACGGTAGTGTTCCGGCTTGAACGGACCCTGGGTAGTCACACCGATATAGGCAGCCTGTTCATTGGAGAGGTCGGTGAGCTTGGCGCCAAGCTTGCCGAGATGCAGCCGGGCCACCTTCTCGTCGAGATGCTTGGGCAGCGTGTAGACCTTGTTCTCGTATTTGCCGGGCTGCGTCCACAGCTCCATCTGCGCCAGCACCTGGTTGGTGAAGGACGCCGACATGACGAAGCTCGGATGACCAGTGGCGTTGCCGAGGTTGAGCAGGCGGCCTTCCGACAAAAGCAGCAGACGCTTGCCATCCGGGAAGGAGATCATGTCGACCTGCGGCTTGACATTGGTCCATTTGAGATTGCGCAGGGCAGCGACCTGGATCTCGTTGTCGAAGTGGCCGATGTTGCCGACGATGACCATGTCCTTCATCGCCCGCATATGGTCGAGGGTGATGACGTCCTTGTTGCCGGTGGTGGTGATGACGATGTCGGCGGTCGGCGCCGCATCCTCCAGCGTGACCACTTCGAAGCCGTCCATAGCGGCCTGCAACGCGCAGATCGGGTCGACCTCGGTGACCTTCACGCGAGCACCGGCGCCGGACAGCGAAGCGGCCGAGCCCTTGCCGACGTCACCGTAGCCGCAAACGACGGCGACCTTGCCGGCCATCATCACGTCGGTGCCGCGGCGGATGCCGTCGACCAGTGATTCCTTGCAACCGTACTTGTTGTCGAACTTCGACTTGGTGACCGAGTCGTTGACGTTGATCGCCGGGAAGGGCAGCAGGCTCTTCTTCTGCAGCTGATAAAGCCGATTGACGCCGGTGGTGGTTTCCTCGGTGACGCCACGGATCGCCTCGCGCTGTTTGGTGAAGAAACCGGGCGAAGCCTTCAGGCGCTTCTTGATCTGCGCGAACAGGATTTCTTCTTCCTCGCTACCCGGCTTGGACAGCACGTCCTCGCCAGCCTCGGCACGGGCGCCGATCAGGATGTACATGGTGGCGTCGCCGCCATCGTCGAGGATCATGTTGGAGAGGCCGCCGTCGGCCCACTGGAAGATCTTGTCGGTGTAGTCCCAGTATTCTTCGAGCGACTCGCCCTTGACCGCGAAGACCGGGATGCCGCTCTCGGCAATCGCCGCGGCGGCGTGATCCTGGGTCGAGAAGATGTTGCAGGAAGCCCAGCGGATATCGGCACCCAGGGCCTTCAGCGTCTCGATCAGCACGGCGGTCTGGATGGTCATGTGCAGCGATCCGGTGATGCGAGCGCCCTGCAGCGGCTTCTTCTCGCCGAATTCCTCGCGGCAGGCCATCAGGCCCGGCATTTCCGTTTCGGCGATCTCGATTTCCTTGCGGCCCCAGCCGGCAAGCGAAATATCGGCGATCACATAGTCTTTGCTACCCGTCATTGTGGTGCTCCGATCTGGTTTTGCGTGCGGACGCGTTCAGGCCGTTTGGCGCAGGAAAATGAACGCGGCGTTGGCGCCTGCCTAGCAGATCACGCCGAAAGCGACAATGGGATATAAAGAAATCTTTATCTGCGCATATCGCAAAGGCTAGGCGATGTCGGGATTAACGACCGTCAAGGGCAAGTCGACACCGATCTTGTCCAGCATCTTTCGAAAGCCGGCAATGTCATAGCCACCACCTTCCGTGACGAGCGCGACGGTGCGGCCGGAGCCCTCGGCCGCGTCTGGCAAGGCAGCCACGACATTCTCCGCCGGGTCGAGAAGCAGCCACGTCGGCTGTGCCTGTTCGAAGAAGGAACGCAACCAGGGCAAATGCGTGCTGGAAAGGGTCAAAACATCGATTGAAGGATGTCGCGCGGCTATTTCGGCTGCAAATTCGGTTACAGCCAGGAGCGTTCGTTCCGGTTCAGACAGGAAAGCCCCGCTCTCAACCAGTTCGACCATCGGGGAAGCATTGATGAGCGCCACACTGGCGGGATCAACCGCGCGCTCACGAACAAAACGGGAAAGCTCGGCACTTTCGATCAGTGAGCGGACGCCCATGATACCGACCTGGCCGCTTCGGCTGCGTGCCAAAGCCTCCTCGAGCGGAGGCGCTACGCCGTAGACGGGCAACGGGCAGCTATCTCTCAATGCATCGAGAACCATGATCGACGGTGCATTCGAAGCCACCACAATCGCCTGCGGCGCGTATTCCAATAGAAAGCGGATGGTACCTTGGATGATCGACAGGAGCTCGTCCCTGCCTTTGCCCCCATAGGGGAAACGAGCCCTATCGGCGAAGTAGAGGATATCCCGCCGTGGCTGCCGGCGCCGGATCAACTCGACGATCGCGTAGCTGCCGATGCCGGCGTCGAATACAGCAATTGGTGTTGACAGCGCTAGGGGATCTGGAGAGCCCAAATGGGCCACCAAACTCAGATTTCCTCGCCGAACTTCGAGGCGACGAGATCGTCGAGTGCGGCGATCACCTCGGCGGCTTCCTTGCCGGACGCCGTGACACGGATCGAGCAGCCGGGGCTGGCGGCCAGCATCATCAGGCCCATGATCGAGGTGCCGCCGACCTTGGTGCCGTCCTTCTCGACATGGACGCACGCGTCGAAGCTGCCGGCGACCTGCACGAACTTTGCCGAGGCGCGAGCATGCAAGCCACGCTGGTTGATGATCCGCATGTCACGGGCGACGTGGCCAACTTCGGTGGACATGGTGCTCATTTGCTGGTCAGCAGTTGGCTGGCGACGTTGATGTATTTGCGGCCGGCGGCCTGGGCTTCGTCGAGCGCGGCGACCATGTTGTCGCTCTTGCGCACGCTGGAGAGCTTGATCAGCATCGGCAGGTTCATGCCGGCGATCACCTCGATCCGGCCTGCCTCCATCACCGAAATGGCGAGATTAGAAGGCGTGCCGCCGAACATGTCGGTGAGCAGGATGACGCCCGTGCCACCATCGACACGCCGCACCGCCTCGACGATATCGCGCCGGCGCTGCTCCATGTCGTCGTCAGCCCCAATGGCAACGGTCTCGAAATTCTCCTGCGGTCCCACGACGTGTTCCACCGCTAGGCGAAACTCGTCGGCCAGTCGACCGTGCGTCACGAGCACGAGTCCGATCATTCTTTGGCGGCTCCCGTCATGGCCCCTTCACAGGCGCATTTTATGCTCGCCAGCCTGTCCAGGCGGCGGGAGCGCTATCTTGTCGACGCACGGCGCGTTGACAAGCCCCAATTTGCACCATTCCGAGCCATTTTGACGCATTGCAGCATGAAAGTGCCGCAACGTCATCGAAAAGACGCGATCGACAGCCGCGCCGAGACGGCCGCCACCGCTGCGGTGACGTTGCGTGCCGCAACGTCAAGCGCGGCGATCGTGCAGCCGGCTATTTCTATGGTCGCATCCTTTTGGAAACGCTGCATTTCCGCCTCGGCAACCAGGCGCACGCAGAGGTCGATGACCGCTTCCTTCTCGAAGGCGAGCGGCTGCGGGCCGATGCCGGCAACCTCGGCGAGGCCGGCGATAGTGGGGGGTGCCTGGCAGACCAGACGACCGCCGTGGCCGGAAATGAAAAGCTGGTCGTCCGCGACCAGGCGCGAAAACAGGCCGAGGCTACGGAAGTGGCCGATCAGGGCCAGCGCCAGGGTCGATTTGCCTGCGCCCGAGGCGCCGGTGATCAGCAGACCGCAGTCGCCGGCCAGTAGCGCGGTGGCGTGGATGTTGCGCGGAGGCTCTACCGGCACGTTCGGTCCCTGGCCAAGGCGCCTCACCCTTCGGCCGGCAGCGCGACGATGAAGCGGGCACCCTTGATATCGCCGGGCTTGGTGCCGAGGATGTTCTCGGCGGTCAGCGTGCCGCCATGCGCCTCGACGATCTGACGGCTGATCGACAGGCCAAGGCCGGAATTCTGGCCGAAGGCTTCGCCGGCCGGACGGTCAGTGTAGAAGCGCTCGAAGATGCGCTCGATGTTCTCGGCGCGGATACCGGGACCGTTGTCTTCCACGGTCAGGATGTTGAACTTGCCGGAACGCGACAGCGACATCGAGATATGGCCGTGCTCGTCCGGCACGAAGGAGCGGGCATTCTCGATCAGGTTGGTGATGACCTGGCCGAGCCGCAGGTCGTGGCCCTGCACATAATAGCCCTTCACGCCCTGCGGCAGCTTGGCCACCTTGAGCTCCAGCTCCACCGCTTTCTTGTGGTGCGACGCCTCGCGCGAGATGCTGACGAGATCGGAGACGAATTGCTTGAAATCGACGCGCGCGGCGTCGTCGCGCGCCAGTTCGGCATCGAGCCGCGAAGCGTCGGAAATATCGGTGATGAGCCGGTCGAGCCGCCGCACATCGTGCTGGATGACCTCCATGAGCCGAGAGCGCGAGACCTCGTTCTTGGCCAGCGGCAAGGTTTCGACGGCGCTGCGCAGCGAGGTCAGCGGGTTCTTCAGTTCGTGCGAAACATCGGCCGCGAAACTCTCGATCGCCTCGATGCGGGCATAGAGGGCGTTGGTCATGTCACGCACGGCAATCGACAGATTGCCGATCTCGTCCTGGCGCTCGGAAAAATCCGGGATTTCCTCGCGGTTGCGCATCGACCGGCGCACCCGCACCGCCGCCGCGGAAAGCCGGCGCAGCGGGTTGGCGATGGTCGACGCAAGCAGCATCGACAGGATCGCCGTGACCAGCGCCGCCACGCCGAACACGCGCAGGATCGCCTTGCGTTCCGCCGCCACGATCTTATCGATGTCGCCGCCTTCGGTGGACAGCATCAGCACGCCAAGCACCGCGCGGAAACGCTGAATGGGGACCGCGACGGAGACGATCTGCTCACCCTTTTCGCTCACCCGGACGATGGTGGAAGGGCTGCCGGTCAGTGCCTTCACCACCTCCGGAAAGGCGCCGCCATTGCCGCCGGGCTGTTCCTTGTAGACCGGCAGCGAGTGGTTGGAGAAAATGTCGAAGATGAACTTCTGCGCCCGTTCGGCGACGCTCGGTTCCTCCTCGTCGACCGGCGGCAGGTCGTAGCGCAGGATCTGGCCCTTGGAATAGAGGTGCCTGGAATCGAGCAGAAGGTTTGCATCGCGGTCGTAGATGCGGGCGCGCGTGCGCGTTGGCGAGATCAGCCGTCGCAGCACCGGCGCCACGCGCTCGGGATTGATCGGGAAATCAAGATTGTCGAGTTGGTCGGCGGAAGGGCCGATGCTCTCGCCGGCCTGCAATTCCAGCAATTTCTCGGGATCGATGCGGATGGCGTCGGTCTCGACGGTTGCCGAGGCGGCGATGGCGCCGGCGATGATCTCGCCCTGCGTCATCAGGCTCTCGACACGCGCGTCGATGAGGCCGTCGCGGAAAGTGTTGAGATAGAGGATGCCGGTGACCAGCACCGCCAGACCGGCCAGGTTGAGGAAGAGAATGCGGCGGGTGAGGCTGGAGAAGATGTGATGGCCGAGGAAACGGCGCATCGGCACCGTCACCTTCGAGAACATGGCAGGCAGAATGCGCGGCGGCCGCCGCGCGGCCGCTGTCGGCCTGTTCCGCTCCACCTCTACCGCCATCGTATCCCGATCAGCCTCACGCTTCGCGGAATCGGTAGCCGACTCCATAAAGCGTCTCGATCATCTCGAAGTCGTCGTCGACGACCTTGAACTTCTTGCGCAACCGCTTGATGTGGCTGTCGATGGTGCGGTCGTCGACATAGACCTGCTCATCATAAGCCGAATCCATCAGCGCATCACGGCTTTTCACCACGCCCGGCCGCTGTGCCAGCGAATGCAGGATGAGGAACTCGGTGACGGTCAATATCACCGGCTCGCCCTTCCAGGTGCAGGTGTGGCGTTCCTGATCCATCACGAGCTGGCCGCGCTCGAGCGAGCGGGACTGCTGCGTCGGGGCTTTGGCCGCGGCCTCGCGGGCGCTGGTGCGGCGCAAGACGGCGCGCACGCGCTCGACCAGCAGACGCTGCGAGAACGGCTTCTTGATGAAGTCGTCGGCACCCATCTTCAGGCCGAACAGCTCGTCGATCTCGTCGTCCTTGGAGGTCAGGAAGATCACCGGCAGGTCGGTCTTCTGGCGCAACCGGCGCAGAAGCTCCATGCCGTCCATGCGCGGCATCTTGATGTCGAGGATGGCGAGGTTTGGCGGACGCGCCGCCAGGCCTTCCAGCGCCGAGGCACCGTCGGTGTAGGTCTCGACCCGATATCCTTCCGATTCCAGTGCGATCGAAACCGATGTCAGGATGTTGCGGTCGTCGTCGACCAGGGCGATTGTTGCCATTTCAAGCGGCTCCCTCATGGGCGGGCGTCCCTTCGTTCCGTCGGAACGAGCTTTTGCAGGACAAATTAGGTACAAAATGTGGCACGCCGCCAGCCCTCCTACATCGGCTGGGCGCCTATGTCCACAATCGCGCCCTTCGCCGTGCTCTCGCCGCGATAGGACGACACCCGCGCCGTAATGCTTTGGGCGTGACCCCGGCTTTTTTCATATTTAAACGATTTAAACAACTTTCAAATTTTTTAAATCGATTAATGATTTGATATCGTTTGCTTTTTCTGATTTTGGCCTTTTTCCAGGGCTTTACTCATCCTTTCGGCGGACAGCCATCCAAGGCGGCATTCAACAGGGAGAATTATCGATGTCGGAACGCGGCAAGCGTAATCCCGCATGCGGGCTCGACACCATCGGCCTGAAAACGACGGGCATGGTGCGGTACAATTTCGGTGCCGCCGAGCTCTATGAGGAAGCGCTGCGCCGCGGCGAGGCGAAGCTGACCGCGCATGGCGCACTGTTGGCCGAGACCGGCCAACACACCGGTCGTTCGCCCAAGGACAAGTTCGTGGTTCGCGACGCCAAGACCGAAGACAGCGTCTGGTGGGGCAACAACAAGGCGATCACGCCGGCACAGTTCGAGACGCTCTTCGCTGACTTCCTGGCGCATGCGGCCGACAAGGATCTCTACGTGCAGGACCTGGTCGGCGGCGCCGACGCCGAGCTTTGCCTGCCGACCCGCGTGGTGACCGAGTTCGCCTGGCACTCGCTGTTCATCCGCAATCTTCTGATCCGTCCGGAAATGGAAGCGCTTGCCCGCTTCCTGCCGAAGATGACGATCATCGATCTGCCATCCTTCCGCGCCGACCCAGCCCGCCATGGCACCCGTACCGAGACGGTGATCGCGCTCGACCTGACGCGCATGATCGTGCTGATCGGTGGCACCTCCTATGCCGGAGAGATGAAGAAGTCGGTGTTCACCGCCCTCAACTACCTGCTGCCCGAGCAAAGCGTGATGCCGATGCACTGCTCCGCTAATGAAGGGCCCGACGGCGACGCCGCCGTGTTCTTCGGTCTCTCCGGAACCGGCAAGACCACGCTGTCGGCCGATCCGGCGCGCACGCTGATCGGTGACGACGAACATGGCTGGGGCCCGCACGGCATCTTCAATTTCGAGGGCGGCTGCTATGCCAAGACCATCAAGCTCTCGGCCGAAGCGGAGCCTGAAATCTTCGCCACCACGCGCCGCTTCGGCACGGTGCTGGAGAACGTGATCCTCGACGACAACCGCGTGCCGGATTTCGACGACGGGCGGCTCACCGAGAACACGCGTTGCGCCTATCCGCTGAACTTCATTCCCAATGCCAGCGCCAGCGGCCGCGCAAGCCACCCCAAGAACATCATCATGCTGACGGCCGACGCCTTCGGCGTGATGCCGCCGATCGCCCGGCTGACGCCGGCGCAGGCGATGTATCATTTCCTGTCCGGCTATACCGCGAAGGTGGCCGGCACCGAAAAGGGCGTGACCGAGCCGGAAGCGACCTTCTCGACCTGCTTCGGCGCACCCTTCATGCCGCGCCATCCTTCGGAATACGGCAATCTGCTGCGCGAGCTGATCGCCCGGCACGGCGTCACCTGCTGGCTCGTCAACACCGGCTGGACCGGCGGCGCCTATGGCACCGGTCGCCGCATGCCGATCAAGGCGACGCGCGCGCTTCTGGCCGCCGCCCTCAACGGCTCGCTGAACATGGCCAGCTTCCGCACCGACCCGAATTTCGGCTTCGAGGTTCCTGTGACCGTGGACGGCGTCGACGGCGCCATCCTCGATCCGCGCTCGACGTGGGCCGACAAGCCCGCCTATGACCGTCAGGCCGCCAAGCTGGTTGGCATGTTCATCGACAATTTCGGCAAGTTCGAGGACCATGTCGATGCATCGGTGCGTGGTGCTGCGCCACGCGTTCAGGTAGCTGCCGAATAACAGCATTCCGACGCATTTCTCCTCCAGGGCCCGATTGCGATCGGGCCTTTTCTTTTTGGCGCCGCCGCGCCATCACTGGTCAATGGGCAACGAAGATACAATCACCATCAGCCGCGAGGCGGTCATCCATCCGGACGACCTCGAGGAGAGCTTTATCCGCTCCTCGGGTCCCGGTGGGCAGAACGTCAACAAGGTGGCCACCGCCGTGCAGCTGCGCTTCGACGCAGCAGGCGCCACTGGCCTTTCCGAGCGCGTGCGCGACAGGGTGATCCGGATGGCTGGCCAGCGCGCGACCAAGGATGGCGTCATCGTCATCGAGGCCGGCCGTTTCCGCACGCAGGAACAGAACCGCGCCGACGCTAGGACCCGGCTGACGGCACTGGTGGCCAAGGCCGCCGAACCGCCACCACCACCGCGCAAGAAGACGAAGCCGAGCAAGGGCGCGATCGAGCGGCGGCTGAAAAGCAAGGCGGGACGCGCGACCGTCAAGAAGCTGCGCGGCCGGGTTGGCGACGAGTAACAGGCACGTTCCGCAACGTGACTTCACATCGTCGTCTTCGGATGCGAGGTTGGCACTCCCGCAAACAGGCAAGGAGAGGCCTCAATGGGAATTTTCGATTTCGTCAAAGGCGTCGGCAAGAAGCTTGGCATCGGCGGCGACGAGGAAGCAGCGCCTGAAGCCGACGCCCTGAAAAAGGAGCTGGATTCACACAAGCTCGGCACCGACGGCGTCCAGATCGAGGTCAAGGGCGACACCGCCGTACTGAAGGGCGAGGTCAAGGACCAGTCGATCTTCGAAAAGGCGGTGATCGCGGTTGGCAACACGCTGGGTGTGTCGAAGGTGCAGGCCGACGAGTTGAAGGTCGGCACCGACGCCGCCAGCGCCGCACCCGCCAAGGCGCCCGTCTTCTATACGGTCAAGAAGGGCGACAACCTCTGGAAGATCGCCGAGGCGCAATATGGCAAGGGCAATGGCGCCAAGAACCCGCTGATCTTCGAGGCCAACAAGCCGATGCTGACCCATCCCGACAAGATCTATCCCGGCCAGGTTCTGCGTATTCCCGAACTTTCCTGATCAGGGGATCGCTCGGCGATCATCGACGAGACGGCGGCTTTCGGGTCGCCGTTTTTCGTTTCCGGACGCATTGCTATTCTATGAGCGCTACCAGCAACCGGAGCCCGACCATGCTCGTCCTGCCCAAAGGCGTCCGCCATATGCCCGGCTTCCTGCCGCGACCCGCCCAGGAGGCACTGGTCGAGGCGGTGCGCACCGTGGTGCAGGAAGCGCCGCTCTACGTGCCGGCGATGCCGCGCACCGGCAAGGAGATGAGCGTGCGCATGACCAATTGCGGAACACTCGGCTGGGTCACCGACAAGGAGCGCGGCTATCGTTATCAAGCGACGCATCCGGTGACAGGAATGCCCTGGCCACCGATCCCGGAAAGCCTGCTTGCCTTGTGGCGCGAGGTTTCGGGCTATCCGCACCCGCCGGAGGCCTGTCTCGTCAATTTCTACACGGCGGATGCCAAGATGGGCCTGCACCAAGACCGCGACGAACAGGAATTCGACGCGCCCGTCGTCTCGATCTCGCTCGGCGACGATTGCCTGTTTCGCGTCGGCCAACCCAAGCGCGACGGCAAGACCGTTTCATTCAGGCTTAAGTCCGGCGACGTCGTGGTGCTTGGCGGCGAAGGCCGCCTGGCCTTCCACGGCGTCGACAGGATTTATCCCATGACTTCGGCGCTGTTGAAGAATGGCGGCAGGATCAATCTGACGCTGAGGCGGGTGACAGTGCCGTAGCCGAGATGTCAGCGCCAGTTCTCTCTGGACAGGCTCAACCCAGTTCGAGGATGCTGCGGCGGTCGATTCGTTGCTGTGGTGGGCATGGGCAAGACTGGGCGCAACCTCAAACTGGCCCTCCTCATATTGGGTGTGGCTCATCTCATCGGCGCTTGTATCTACAAATACAGCAGCCTCACCGGCATCAGCGGACTGCTCTATGCCGACGGCACGCCCGTCGGCGGCGATTTCATCAATCTGTGGGCGGCAGCCCGCATGGTGCTGTCCGGACACGCGAACGAGATCTACGCCGTCAGCGGCTTCAAGGCTTATCAGGCCACGTTCGTTGGCGGCGCCGATCTGGGACTGCGTCTGTGGGCCTATCCCCCACATTCCCTGCTTCTGATCTGGCCGTTCGGCCTGATCGGCTACTACCCGGCCCTTGCCGTCTGGTCCGTGTTCGGCCTGATATTGCTGTTCGTCGGCGCGCGGCGGTTC
The genomic region above belongs to Mesorhizobium terrae and contains:
- the lysM gene encoding peptidoglycan-binding protein LysM, which translates into the protein MGIFDFVKGVGKKLGIGGDEEAAPEADALKKELDSHKLGTDGVQIEVKGDTAVLKGEVKDQSIFEKAVIAVGNTLGVSKVQADELKVGTDAASAAPAKAPVFYTVKKGDNLWKIAEAQYGKGNGAKNPLIFEANKPMLTHPDKIYPGQVLRIPELS
- a CDS encoding sensor histidine kinase, with the translated sequence MAVEVERNRPTAAARRPPRILPAMFSKVTVPMRRFLGHHIFSSLTRRILFLNLAGLAVLVTGILYLNTFRDGLIDARVESLMTQGEIIAGAIAASATVETDAIRIDPEKLLELQAGESIGPSADQLDNLDFPINPERVAPVLRRLISPTRTRARIYDRDANLLLDSRHLYSKGQILRYDLPPVDEEEPSVAERAQKFIFDIFSNHSLPVYKEQPGGNGGAFPEVVKALTGSPSTIVRVSEKGEQIVSVAVPIQRFRAVLGVLMLSTEGGDIDKIVAAERKAILRVFGVAALVTAILSMLLASTIANPLRRLSAAAVRVRRSMRNREEIPDFSERQDEIGNLSIAVRDMTNALYARIEAIESFAADVSHELKNPLTSLRSAVETLPLAKNEVSRSRLMEVIQHDVRRLDRLITDISDASRLDAELARDDAARVDFKQFVSDLVSISREASHHKKAVELELKVAKLPQGVKGYYVQGHDLRLGQVITNLIENARSFVPDEHGHISMSLSRSGKFNILTVEDNGPGIRAENIERIFERFYTDRPAGEAFGQNSGLGLSISRQIVEAHGGTLTAENILGTKPGDIKGARFIVALPAEG
- a CDS encoding alpha-ketoglutarate-dependent dioxygenase AlkB family protein; this encodes MLVLPKGVRHMPGFLPRPAQEALVEAVRTVVQEAPLYVPAMPRTGKEMSVRMTNCGTLGWVTDKERGYRYQATHPVTGMPWPPIPESLLALWREVSGYPHPPEACLVNFYTADAKMGLHQDRDEQEFDAPVVSISLGDDCLFRVGQPKRDGKTVSFRLKSGDVVVLGGEGRLAFHGVDRIYPMTSALLKNGGRINLTLRRVTVP
- a CDS encoding phosphoenolpyruvate carboxykinase — its product is MSERGKRNPACGLDTIGLKTTGMVRYNFGAAELYEEALRRGEAKLTAHGALLAETGQHTGRSPKDKFVVRDAKTEDSVWWGNNKAITPAQFETLFADFLAHAADKDLYVQDLVGGADAELCLPTRVVTEFAWHSLFIRNLLIRPEMEALARFLPKMTIIDLPSFRADPARHGTRTETVIALDLTRMIVLIGGTSYAGEMKKSVFTALNYLLPEQSVMPMHCSANEGPDGDAAVFFGLSGTGKTTLSADPARTLIGDDEHGWGPHGIFNFEGGCYAKTIKLSAEAEPEIFATTRRFGTVLENVILDDNRVPDFDDGRLTENTRCAYPLNFIPNASASGRASHPKNIIMLTADAFGVMPPIARLTPAQAMYHFLSGYTAKVAGTEKGVTEPEATFSTCFGAPFMPRHPSEYGNLLRELIARHGVTCWLVNTGWTGGAYGTGRRMPIKATRALLAAALNGSLNMASFRTDPNFGFEVPVTVDGVDGAILDPRSTWADKPAYDRQAAKLVGMFIDNFGKFEDHVDASVRGAAPRVQVAAE
- a CDS encoding response regulator transcription factor → MATIALVDDDRNILTSVSIALESEGYRVETYTDGASALEGLAARPPNLAILDIKMPRMDGMELLRRLRQKTDLPVIFLTSKDDEIDELFGLKMGADDFIKKPFSQRLLVERVRAVLRRTSAREAAAKAPTQQSRSLERGQLVMDQERHTCTWKGEPVILTVTEFLILHSLAQRPGVVKSRDALMDSAYDEQVYVDDRTIDSHIKRLRKKFKVVDDDFEMIETLYGVGYRFREA
- the arfB gene encoding alternative ribosome rescue aminoacyl-tRNA hydrolase ArfB — encoded protein: MGNEDTITISREAVIHPDDLEESFIRSSGPGGQNVNKVATAVQLRFDAAGATGLSERVRDRVIRMAGQRATKDGVIVIEAGRFRTQEQNRADARTRLTALVAKAAEPPPPPRKKTKPSKGAIERRLKSKAGRATVKKLRGRVGDE